One window from the genome of Faecalibacterium sp. HTF-F encodes:
- a CDS encoding Maff2 family mobile element protein, with translation MAFFNSAVDVLQTLVVALGAGLGIWGVINLMEGYGNDNPGAKSQGMKQLMAGGGVALIGMTLVPLLSGLFG, from the coding sequence ATGGCATTTTTCAATAGCGCAGTAGACGTTTTGCAGACCCTTGTTGTAGCACTTGGAGCCGGGCTTGGTATCTGGGGCGTAATCAATCTGATGGAGGGCTACGGCAATGACAATCCGGGCGCAAAGAGCCAGGGCATGAAGCAGCTTATGGCGGGCGGCGGCGTTGCCCTTATCGGCATGACCCTTGTACCGCTGCTTTCCGGCTTGTTCGGTTAA
- a CDS encoding VirB6/TrbL-like conjugal transfer protein, CD1112 family, producing the protein MQSILDAINEWIKEILIGAINGNLSTMFGDVNEKVGTIAAEVGQTPQGWNANIFSMIQTLSENVIVPIAGLVITYVLCYELISMVTEKNNMHDVDTSMFFKWVFKAFVAVYLVTHTFDITMAVFDMAQHVVSGAAGVIGGSTEIDVAAALASMQSGLDAMEIPELLLLVMETSLVSLCMKIMSVLITVILYGRMIEIYLYCSVSPIPFATMTNREWGQIGNNYLKSLFAIGFQGFLIMICVGIYAVLVNNMIIADNLHSAIFSLAAYTVILCFSLFKSGALAKSIFSAH; encoded by the coding sequence ATGCAGAGCATACTTGACGCGATTAACGAATGGATAAAGGAAATCCTCATAGGAGCCATAAACGGTAATCTGTCAACTATGTTCGGGGACGTAAACGAAAAAGTCGGCACTATCGCCGCAGAGGTAGGGCAGACCCCGCAAGGGTGGAACGCAAATATATTCTCCATGATACAGACCCTTAGTGAAAATGTAATCGTACCCATTGCGGGGCTTGTCATTACCTACGTCCTATGCTATGAGCTTATCAGCATGGTAACGGAAAAGAACAATATGCACGACGTTGACACTTCCATGTTCTTCAAGTGGGTGTTCAAGGCGTTTGTGGCAGTCTACCTTGTGACGCACACCTTTGACATTACTATGGCGGTGTTCGATATGGCGCAGCACGTTGTTTCCGGCGCGGCGGGGGTAATCGGCGGCAGCACAGAGATTGATGTTGCCGCCGCCCTTGCTTCCATGCAGAGCGGGCTTGACGCTATGGAAATCCCCGAACTGCTCTTACTTGTCATGGAAACAAGCCTTGTGAGCTTGTGCATGAAAATCATGTCCGTACTGATAACCGTTATCCTCTACGGGCGCATGATAGAAATTTACCTTTACTGTTCGGTATCGCCTATCCCGTTTGCAACTATGACGAACCGGGAATGGGGGCAGATAGGAAACAACTACCTAAAATCCCTGTTCGCTATCGGTTTTCAAGGCTTCCTCATTATGATATGCGTCGGCATTTACGCGGTTCTGGTAAACAACATGATAATAGCGGACAATCTGCACAGCGCGATATTCTCCCTTGCAGCCTATACCGTTATCCTCTGTTTCTCCCTGTTCAAATCCGGCGCACTGGCGAAGTCGATATTCTCCGCGCATTAG